From Oryzias latipes chromosome 3, ASM223467v1:
GCTTTTATGGATTTTTGTGGTAATATTTGAACCCCACCTCTTTTTCAACACTCTTGCTCTCTGCAGGTACAGAGGAGCAGTCAGCTAATGTCCCCAAGCCCTGTGGCAACAATGGAGAGCAAAGTGCTGCCAATTAATTTCCAAATGGTTCCCCAGCCAGTTCAAGCAATAACACAGAGCCCCAAGCCGCTGCTCACAAGTCCAGCGGGGGAGCGTACAGCTCGGCAGCGGTACGCCCAAATCCTGCCCAAGCCTGCAGTCACCACCTCAATCTCTCTGCACTCGCCTTCCACCATGATCATCACCAACAGCCCTGTTAGGACTGTGATGACTTCGTGTCATGTCAGCCCTGTCAGTCTAGTCAATATGACAGCCTCGTCACTGGCAGCTAACGGCAACGAAACAACTAGCACCATGGCAAACGCTTCTATGCAGCTGACAGCGCAGGCCAGCAGATCTGCAGCTGGAGAATCAGGATTCAACCAGAGCCACATTCTGGCTCCTGTCGACAAGGCAGGCCAGTTCAGCGCCACCCAAAACATTGATGTTGAGATGGAAGTTGAAGCTATTCATAAGAACACTCAAATGCAAATTCCAAGCAGCCAAGTTTTTACTGAAGCATTGACAGGAAATAGACCAGGAGGTGCTTTACAGAGGGCGGCAAGTGTTCCCATACCTCAGACCAAATCCTTTCTGAGCCTAGAGGAAGCGCCTAAATACAACGAGAGGGCCTCTGCAAGCCATAACACTGCAAATGGCAATAATGGTGCAAATAGTTCAAGCACCTTCCTGTTAAATACTTCCAATCAGAGTACCAACTCGATTTCTTTATTAAGCACCAgcagattttcttcttttgggGAAAACAGCCAAGCCAAGGAAGATTTCACGTCTACAAAGAATTTCAGGAAACGCTCTTGCCTCAGTGCGGAACTTTCCCCAGTAAAAAGGGCTTTTGTGACCGACCAGCCAGCAGAGGGTGCTATTAGTCTGGGATTTGATATAAGAAACCAAGTTGGGAATGTCTTTGATGTTGGTGCTCCAGCTAGACCTGAGAGCGCACCAGCCTGCAGAGAGGTTGAGATGATAATTAACTCTGTCTTGTCTACTCAAGATCATACACAATGTACTTCCTCTTTCACAGCCTGCCACTTTGACTCTGTTGCCAAAACAGACGGCTCATTACAGAGGAAAAACACCTCCGCTGTTTTGGAAACTGGCACCTCAGTCCATCATGCAGTTTTGCAGGAACAGCAGGGACACATCATGGCTCATGTGCATGCAGTACCCAGCAAGCCTGCTTTTCAGAAACATACAGGTGTGAGATCAAACTCAACCACAGGGAACCTGGAAGGAGCTCAGCAGCACACATTTGTGCGCTCCAGTCCTGCTGTCCACACCTTACCGTTTCTGAATCAGACACCATCCGGTCTGCTCACCTCCCATGATCACATGGACTATTTTTCCTTTGATGATGATGTGACTCAGGATAGTATTGTGGAAGAGCTGGTTCAGATGGAGGAACACATGAAACTTAAACGCTTGGAGGACTTTAGAAACAGCGACATAGTGCACAGCCAGCATGTTTCAATGCAAAGCAGTATGAAATCCACCAATCAAACTATGACGGCTGTCACCTATGCCGCAAACAACTGCAACCCAATCCAAACTTCTAGTCCTACATCTGAAATTATGGGAGGACCCCACACCCTGACAGCAGAGAGTCCATTCTCCCGCATTGCTTCTACGACTCCGGTGGACAGCGCCTTAGGAAGCAGTCGCTACACTCCAGCTGGAACTCCACACTCCAACTGCAGCAGCACTGTTCCTCCAAGTCCAGTGGAGTGCAGGAACCCGTTTGCGTTCACCCCCATCAATTCCAcaggtttccatgacaacagcaGCAGTGTTTCCAGTAGTCCCGTGAAGCCTATGCAAAGACCGATGGCCACCCACCCAGACAAGGCCAGGCTAGAGTGGATGAATAGTAGTTACAACAGTGGTGTTGGGGCCACAAACAAGGCAAGCAGTGGAATGGGAATCCTCTCCAGCTATCAGGGTCTGATAGATGACCAATTTCGAAAGCCTCACGCCTTTGCAGCTCCTCACTCACACCACTATGATAGTCATTTCGGCCGCTTGACTCCCATCTCTCCTGTTCAGCAGCAGGTTGCAAGCATGACAAAGCAAGAGGGTTTTGCTGTGCCCGCCCCTTTGGATAATAAAACCACCAACTCATCTGCTGCATCATTCCGATGCCGAAGCGTGAGCCCTGCATTACATCAGAGGAACATGACTGGGAATGCAGTGAACAGTTCTCTTCCTAATGTTGCTCGATTAGTCGGATCACCGTTTCATTCTCCCGTGACTCCCGAGGTGTTAAGCATATTTTCTAATAGCGAGACAAGTCTTGGGTCCAGTAGCATGGCTCAGAGAAGCCGTTCTGTGCCTGCCAACATCATGATGGAAAGTGAAGCCCTCCCCACACACGGTCAACTATGCAGCAACAGAAACATAGCCAGTGTTCTCCTGAGCAAGCTGGACAGGGACCAAAATGACTCAACGCGTTGTTTGGGCATCAATAATTTACCTTCCACCTATTCTGCCCGGATGAACCTCACCCAGATCCTGGAATCCAGCTCCAATCTCTCCTGCACCGACAACCACCACAGTCTGAGGTCCTCAGATTCTGCCAGTGCTTGCAGCTCACAGAGGCTGAATTCCCTCACAGACAAAGCTATGAATGAACCAATTATGTTATCAGCAGGGAGCAACCAAGTGCCATCGTCCTATCGAGGGCAACCTCAACAGCATACCCAGGCTGTAATGTTTGCTACGAGCTCACAACAGCAGGAAGATGAACTTCAGCGGCAGCAACACTTAGACTTTAGCAGCACGCAGCACCTCTTAGACAGAAGTCTGGAGCAGGGGTCTGAGCTGACCACAGGCACTGCAGACTTTCCCTGTGAAATCAGAATGACATCTGAGCTCTCCAGCAGCATCAGTGACCTTAACGGACTAGACACAAACTTGCTGTTCAACCCCAACCAGCCGCAAGGCCAATATCAAAACACTGCATCAGAGGAGCCAGGAAATGACGAACTGTTTCTGCAAATGAGTGAGTCGCAACATTCAAGTGGACTTGACTGGCTAGAGAGCAAAGATCATCCCACTGTTGGCTTGATGGGCTGAAAACTgtttggtcctttttttttttttaaatctgagttttgtattcttatttattttacactttatAATGCAACATTGAAATCTGAAATGTGTTCATTATAAGTGCCAGGTTGAACAGAGAAAATGCTGCAATGAGTAAAATGCTGGTCATTTCACTTTAATATACACACTTCACATAgtgtttttttatcataagCATTTCCAGcacacaaaggaaaaagaaacgTGTTGCAAGTTaattttcagtgtttaactggatACTTTTTGTGTATGAATAATTGTGGGAAATAggaagcaactttttttttaagtaccgGTAGTTATTTTCTGGTGCATATGATGTACTAAAAGTGACACTTTTGTGTGCTTTATGCTTAGAGAAAAAGTGGAAGATTGAAATTTCATAAGATATTACTAACAATACTACAGTATTATAAAGTTTTGCTGTCCTACATTGCAGATacacattcatacatttttaatgtgtgcattttatatAAGTAGGATTGCAAAATATATGAGTTGGAGGAagactattaaaaaaacaattataattACTCCTAAGGAtctaaatacttaaaaaataaatagtataTGTAAATGCATAAAAGATTGTCTAGAAGACTCTTACTGGCTGTAATCAGTCTGTGAACCTGAAGATCAACATCAGCATAACATAAAGCAGCTCATGTAGAGTCTAATAGTCCAAAAAAATCCCTTTACTTTTATTCACATTCactgcactacagaaaaaaatagaacaaacaaTCATCATATTCAGTAAAGAAGAATTACCCTGTTTCCAGAAATACCCCCAAAAGCTTTCATTGTTTAATGAGGATGTATGTAGCACTTTTTTATGCAGACCATTGTGAAAGCTAGTGGTATTTTGCAATATGAAATTGCTTTGTTTACTTTCTGGTTTGAAGAATAACAAATGATAAAgatataaagttaaaaaacaaaatcatttttttcagtttgattttgCACTTAAAAGTCCACAGAGTAGTTTAAAAAGCCATGTTTCCTTTGCATTTTGTGTccaaaaactgatttaaatctaaagatttaaaaaaacagaggcCTATGACTCCACACCTCAAAACTGATGTTTATTGTAAACAACTGAcaatctattttgtttattacaaACACACTGTTTTCCCTGTGTAAAGTTTTCACTGTATATCCCCTGAAGTTACATCATGTGACAATGTAGCCTTAAACTAATACCGAGCAGTGTGTGAGTTATTAATGTGACACTGGGGCAAAAAAGCTGCTTTGGGTTTATTTTTCATGAGCCTTATATCCATGCCAAAGACGCAACTTATACTCCCATGCACTATTCATGGGTGTTATGTTATGCAAACTCTTCTTGTGGTATGTCACGTGCACACTAAGAAAGATGTGTCCGATAACTgttttaacacacacacccctcacAGAGGTGGAGAAGCTGATTAAAGATGCATAAGTTTTGCCGCATTTGATGCAATATAAAGACGTTTGTCTCTAAAAAGAATATGCCTGTTAGGAAAACATGaagaacttaaaaaatatatatcttccCCATATCtgtctttataaaaaaacaccCAATTTGTACAATTAGCATCAATACTTAATATGCATAAAGTTCAAATTTgcacttgtttttaaaatgcagtGATACTGAATCCCATGAACTAAACTTCCTAtataaaatcacaatttttataataataattaaagcaggctttatgtttttaacattaaattcaTTAAATTAACAGTCACATAAGTTGgtctattttctgttttagttttttgacatgtttgtaaGCTTAAATGCCTAACTTTGTATCTGTGTTGTTGCTTCTGTtggttttttaaagactttaccCTTCCTCTTATAAGTGGGGTATAGCTGTGAAGTTGCCCTCTCACTGTAATTATTTTTGCTGTGGCTTTTAAGATGCATTttagtttggtgtttttataagAGGACCTGTTtggtaaaacagtttttaaagactttttaaaactaATAAAGATTTATAACTGCCAGGAAGGGTGCACGTTTCTTTCATATGTGAAAGGAAAGGAATGCCAGAGACAGTGGAGGAGAACTCAAGCAGGATCTTTGAGAATTATATGATTCATCCAAATGGATGCCTCTACTTTAAAgatacaattaaattaaaagcACCACTGCACTTTTATTATGCTGCTTTTCTGATTATAGCCTACTGAGGTCTTATTTCACCTTCACACACAGAACAGCACAACGAGACTAAGGTCTTTGTCTAACACTACACTAACAACAATATGCCTATGCTCAGCTATCAAGCCCTAAATCATATATTTTGCAAGTACTTTGCCTTCATGGCACTCGTTACTATCTAAGCATATTAAACAgctatttttacacaaaaatatatGAAATGTCATAGTCATGGAGAATCTGACAAAACCAAATAGTAGGAagacttttttggtttttccaattctccaaaaacatttacatcagTTCTGATTTTTCACCTCTTTGAGGTTTTTTGTAAGATAGAGTTTTTTGAGACATAGAATTCAGATATCGATAACAATATTTATCATCAATCAGTCTTCTTTTACaattttagacattttcttGTTGAGACAGTTTAAAAATACAGCTTTTATAATCACACATTACTCGTTTATGGGCTATAAACTTATATATTTGATTACAGTTTGtttgaattgaataaaatacTTGCAGCTTATGTGATCTCACTTCATAGAGATGATAACTGCATTACTCACGTCTCTGAGACTtcaaagttcattttaaaagataaatgtgtctgtttaagcatattttaaattaaagttataTGAAAGATGCCACACCACAGTTGAACTGGTCTTTAAATGTTCAACATttattgttctttctttttgtttaatgagctgcttttaaaaaaaactgtgtgatGCGAATGAGCAGTAATTGTAAATGAATCTGTACCTGCAGCCGTTTCATAAACACAAACTGTCCTTTTGTTTGGGCGCCAGTACAAAACACCAGCTTAGTGAAACACTGCCTCATGACTGATGAGGCTTCAGTGTATCCCTTTCTGACCATatgctgtttgtgtttcaaCCAGACCTCCCCTGTTTTTATGTTGCAAGTGTGACTGCACACAGCTGTAATCCACTTAAATTACTTTAGACCACCAACTTCTTGATGctttaaaggttttaaagtcaatttataccccattttttgttttccctggTGATCTACAGTatgttttttgaagaaaaaaataataataattaacatCATCACTCATTAATAACCTGCGTGTTGCTAGAAGACCCCAATAACTatgcattttgttttgacaGGGGGTCAGCAGCACTGTAGTTTTTCATCAAGCtgaattttttcccccttttctcCTCACACATACCCAGATAGCCTGAAGTTTCTGGGTGTAGTGGACAGGAAACAGGGTACAGCAAAGAAGTGACTGTGTTTGTGACACAGTAAGACAACAATCACTTTGTCTTGTTTAAAGGAAGTGACAAAGGAAATAGCTGTGGAAGCTGCAGAAGGACGAGGAATTAGTTCAACACCATTCCTTTTCCAGCTGCATACATAGAAGACAGCAGGATTTTACTTAGTAAACAGCCTAAACTGGTAATACtacattttcagaaagaaacaaacaacagcCTGTGCTTCTTCAGGAGTTTTAGTTGTTCATTGTTAAAGGCAAGGTGTTGACAGTTCATAGTTTTGATAGTAAAGTTGGCTTTTCTGTTATCTGTTGTTGGAACAGCATTTGATCATGgggctaaaaaaacaactacatgagtgttttgttttcaattcaGTCTTGTCAGGTCATCAGCTCTTTCACCTTTTGtttctccatgtttttttcttcttttttttaaaagttttttattaaatatttaagttTCTGCCACTAAGCCTGCCTTGAGGTACTACACTGTCAGTTCCTGATACtgggaaaaacaccaaaatacaattttacacTCCCTATCACTGTTACGGTGACAAAGTTTCATTATCCAAGGGCTTTCTCAAGATAGTACAGAAGGTCACAGCTACAGCAACAATATTATGCAATGCCTTTTATGGCTGGTTTTAAACTGATTGTGTTTGTACTGGTTTATGTGGACTTTCTCCTTCTTGATTGTCCAATTTGTCTGTAAATCTTTTATTAACtagaaactgaggctacaattcggaCAATATCTATTGTCCATCAAAATTGGTGTCAgtaacatgaaagcatggatccatcctgccttatATAAACGGTTAAGGCAGGTGgcggtgtaatggtgtgggagacattttcttggcacacATTGGACACTTAGTACCCATTGAGCATGGTTCCGACACCACAGCCTAACtcagtattgttgctgaccatgtctaACTCTATGGTGGAACGGGCGATTATTATCATGTATGTACAgtcgacaaatctgcagcaactgtgtgatgatAGCATTTCAAACTCtatgaggaatgtttccagtaccttacTGAATCTGCACCACCAATGATGAGGGCAGTTCTGGAGGCAaaggggtccaacccggtactagcaaggtctacctaataaagtggccagtgagtgtattttctgataaaaatgtaataaacacgatgaaaaatatatatctatatatagatctatatatagatatatatcgatatatatatctatatatctatatagatatagatatcgCTACCAGAACAAATGAGTCCAAATGTCCAGTCTCTGTCTGAGTAGTCTCCCTCTCGGTTTCCTCGGTCAGATGACAGGAGAatgagatgaggaggaggaggaaggcagaAGAAGGAGGaacggaggaagaggatgggTTTATCAAGTGGTGACGGTGCCGGACTGCTCGTCATTCAGGTTCACGGTATTTGTCCGCGTGAAAGCAGCGAGGCAACAACAGGGGCGGGGTTGTGAGGGAACACCTGAAGGGAGACTTACTCGGTTCTTCTCCCCTACTCTCTGTTGGAGATAGGGCGTGGAGTAATAATGGCTGCGCCTTCATCATCGATCCGAGCGCTTCAAACTGACGAGGTAAAGTCACTCATTTCCTAACCGAGGCTACTTACGCTGTCGTTAGCCAGCTAGCTAACTAGTTACCCCAACCTCAGAGAAGTGAAAATTGCTTCAGAATATCGTTCGGTTTGAATAATTACTGTCTAAactgtttggtgtttttccCCGGAATCTTTGCCTTGACTAAACATTATTGAAGCTCGATGTCGTGGGTCATGTAGTTTTCGGCTAGCTCGACTTTTTCGGACAGGAAACCAGTCCAGTCAGCTGCAGATTTTGCTATCTATCAAACTCCATGACGTCGCCTGGAGTTCAAACCGTGAGTGTGAGCGGAGGCCCCTGAAGTTAGACCAAGAAGTTTCATTCTATATCTGATGATCCACGAAGTTTTTAGTAAATTTATAAGATGCTTATCTTGTTGtggttttaaagaaataaaagtagAATGCCAGTAAATGACAGGATGTTATGTAACTCACAGACTGAGGGGTGTGCTCCTCTGCCATAAGATTTTAATTAGGAccacagtttacatgtttttttttgtgccatttttttgtccaaattttTTCTGCCTTGCACTTgatttaatttacttttatttttttttaacttgtcctgtccaacagctgagcaaacagatgagagctgaaagcctcttgtgttagacATATTTACTGTTAGaacagggggttatgaatcttttgacacactagatgtatatttgaattaaccccttttgtaatttaggctattCACTTTACTTATATTTGTAATATATTTATGttggacggaaaagaaaagttcTCCTACAGGCATGTCATCGTGTACACAAAACAACTCATGTTCACACATACTTACTTCAGttcaactagtgtgaaacatttcattcagtctttCAAACTATTGGTGCAAAGGTGAGacagcacctgtgctcgagtgaagtgtttatgttctatatggtggatgatggaatgtaaagagaaggagggagagtgcccagtcctccccacaccaagacccccgccacagcagcagcagcggcagccaggacCTGCATGCAGCATACCTGTTCCTTTTTTAGGCTATCATCAAGACAGGGATCTGAATGCAATGAATTCCCCGGCTGTTGCCGAAATATTGGGCTGTTTTATTGAATTAATCTAAATCTTTCCTCTATCTAGAGTTTTCTGTACCTTTTTGTTAGcttatttgtttaaagaaacatttgtttttgtttttaggttatGTCTTTAATTTCATACTtgttcgttttgttttctta
This genomic window contains:
- the rfx7 gene encoding DNA-binding protein RFX7 — translated: MADGDPQQADGGEGSLPGLLPGLQGAEASVLQLRIKNSICKSVQSKVENILQDVEKFSDIEKLYLYLKLPSGPCSSADKSDHSSLSSSRTQQMHAFSWIRDHLEEYPETSLPKQEVYDEYKSFCDNLNYHPLSAADFGKMMKNVFPNMKARRLGMRGKSKYCYSGLRKKPCVHMPSLPMLDLSKTAEGHQSDVPELPGQLSSIKDEVRFAACDLVCEWAQKVLKREFDAVEDLARFLVDSHNISNKSLAALTVLTSAATEVKPLQSVSAFAPMPQAHPFQPHMTMLSSPSVDAKQQLQKKIQRKQQEQKLHSPLPANRQTRRADEGVACSSPTPQSPQPAIGSVVASVPSPITVQRSSQLMSPSPVATMESKVLPINFQMVPQPVQAITQSPKPLLTSPAGERTARQRYAQILPKPAVTTSISLHSPSTMIITNSPVRTVMTSCHVSPVSLVNMTASSLAANGNETTSTMANASMQLTAQASRSAAGESGFNQSHILAPVDKAGQFSATQNIDVEMEVEAIHKNTQMQIPSSQVFTEALTGNRPGGALQRAASVPIPQTKSFLSLEEAPKYNERASASHNTANGNNGANSSSTFLLNTSNQSTNSISLLSTSRFSSFGENSQAKEDFTSTKNFRKRSCLSAELSPVKRAFVTDQPAEGAISLGFDIRNQVGNVFDVGAPARPESAPACREVEMIINSVLSTQDHTQCTSSFTACHFDSVAKTDGSLQRKNTSAVLETGTSVHHAVLQEQQGHIMAHVHAVPSKPAFQKHTGVRSNSTTGNLEGAQQHTFVRSSPAVHTLPFLNQTPSGLLTSHDHMDYFSFDDDVTQDSIVEELVQMEEHMKLKRLEDFRNSDIVHSQHVSMQSSMKSTNQTMTAVTYAANNCNPIQTSSPTSEIMGGPHTLTAESPFSRIASTTPVDSALGSSRYTPAGTPHSNCSSTVPPSPVECRNPFAFTPINSTGFHDNSSSVSSSPVKPMQRPMATHPDKARLEWMNSSYNSGVGATNKASSGMGILSSYQGLIDDQFRKPHAFAAPHSHHYDSHFGRLTPISPVQQQVASMTKQEGFAVPAPLDNKTTNSSAASFRCRSVSPALHQRNMTGNAVNSSLPNVARLVGSPFHSPVTPEVLSIFSNSETSLGSSSMAQRSRSVPANIMMESEALPTHGQLCSNRNIASVLLSKLDRDQNDSTRCLGINNLPSTYSARMNLTQILESSSNLSCTDNHHSLRSSDSASACSSQRLNSLTDKAMNEPIMLSAGSNQVPSSYRGQPQQHTQAVMFATSSQQQEDELQRQQHLDFSSTQHLLDRSLEQGSELTTGTADFPCEIRMTSELSSSISDLNGLDTNLLFNPNQPQGQYQNTASEEPGNDELFLQMSESQHSSGLDWLESKDHPTVGLMG